The Triticum aestivum cultivar Chinese Spring chromosome 7B, IWGSC CS RefSeq v2.1, whole genome shotgun sequence genome window below encodes:
- the LOC123155744 gene encoding phospholipase D alpha 2, translating into MANLRLHGTINATIVGADNIHDRSRHTGIVPGFLGNIVQGVQETTGLGKGLPRVYAAIYLGSACVARTRTIAVPSTGIARWNEPLRAYCAHHAADVVISVMIEQLGLADDTVLGSAYLPALELLNSDDTINRWFDVLGANRKKLWDGPKIHVQINFRDVADQGLAWGGGIGIGGAKVPHTFFSQRTGCRVTLYQDAHASEEFDPKIQLDGGGLYKPGHCWEDLYDAISNARHLVYITGWSVFPHITLVRDGNQQETLGELLKRKANEGVHVLLLVWNDVSSIEGLYEAGLLGTRDEVTAKYFRGSRVQCVLCPRNMYVRGYIFDAKRPTDSIFYSHHQKAIVVDQELSSSSDGHRQIVSFVGGLDVSYGRYDTQSHSLFRTLGTGQAHSQDFNQVNFRDESATLEKGGPREPWHDIHTKLEGPVAWDVLHNFEQRWRIQGGDKEHLVDLVAIEGKVAPSSLPVTLPGDQEAWSVQLFRSIDNMATVGFPDSMEAAYEAGLVQDKHHVFERSIQDAYIHAIRAAKNFIYIENQYFIGSSFQWKSGVGIDPAAVQANHTIPRELSLKIVRKIEAGERFAVYVVVPMWSEGYPTHMYRQAMLDNQRRTMSMMYNDIAAALQAKNIDADPRDYLTFFCLGNREARNPEGGEYQPAKGPKDGTDYAKAQNARRFMIYVHSKMMIVDDEYIIVGSANLNERSMAGNRDTEIAIGAYQPHRINTDTELAKGHIHGFRMSLWYEHLGKTHDDFLRPGSLECVRRVNKMADEYWNLYVGDELTGDLPGHLLTYPVAVSKAGTTWMIPGFEFFPDTQARVLGKPTGHDDYYMST; encoded by the exons ATGGCGAATCTGCGGCTCCACGGCACCATCAATGCCACCATCGTGGGGGCCGACAACATCCACGACCGCTCCCGCCACACCGGCATTGTCCCCGGTTTCCTCGGCAAT ATTGTGCAAGGTGTCCAAGAGACGACGGGTTTGGGCAAGGGCCTGCCGCGGGTGTACGCGGCCATCTACCTCGGCAGTGCGTGCGTTGCCCGGACGCGTACCATCGCCGTCCCTTCAACCGGAATCGCGCGATGGAACGAGCCGCTCCGCGCCTACTGCGCCCACCACGCCGCCGACGTCGTCATCTCTGTGATGATCGAGCAGCTTGGCCTCGCCGACGACACAGTCCTCGGCAGCGCCTACCTGCCCGCTCTGGAGCTCCTCAACAGCGACGACACAATCAACCGCTGGTTCGACGTCCTTGGCGCCAACAGAAAGAAGCTCTGGGATGGGCCCAAGATACACGTGCAGATCAACTTCCGCGATGTCGCTGACCAAGGCCTGGCGTGGGGCGGCGGCATCGGCATCGGCGGCGCCAAGGTGCCCCACACCTTCTTCTCGCAGAGGACGGGGTGCAGGGTCACCCTGTACCAGGACGCGCATGCGTCTGAGGAGTTCGACCCCAAGATCCAGCTCGACGGCGGCGGGCTCTACAAGCCCGGGCACTGCTGGGAAGACCTGTACGACGCCATCAGCAATGCCCGGCATCTGGTGTACATCACCGGCTGGTCGGTGTTCCCCCACATCACGCTGGTGCGTGACGGGAACCAGCAGGAAACCCTTGGCGAGCTCCTGAAGCGCAAGGCCAACGAGGGCGTGCACGTGCTCCTGCTCGTGTGGAACGACGTCTCCTCCATTGAAGGCTTGTATGAAGCCGGCCTCTTGGGCACGAGGGACGAGGTGACGGCCAAGTACTTCCGCGGCAGCCGCGTGCAGTGCGTCCTCTGCCCGAGGAACATGTACGTTAGAGGCTACATCTTCGACGCCAAGCGGCCTACCGACTCCATATTTTACAGCCACCACCAGAAGGCAATTGTCGTCGACCAGGAGCTGTCGTCGTCGTCGGACGGGCACCGCCAGATCGTCAGCTTCGTCGGCGGCCTCGACGTGAGCTATGGACGCTATGACACGCAGTCCCACTCCCTGTTCAGGACACTGGGCACGGGGCAGGCACACAGCCAGGACTTCAACCAAGTCAACTTCAGGGACGAGTCTGCGACGCTCGAGAAGGGCGGGCCCAGGGAGCCATGGCACGACATCCACACCAAGCTCGAGGGCCCCGTGGCATGGGACGTGCTCCACAACTTCGAGCAGCGATGGAGGATACAAGGCGGTGACAAGGAGCACCTGGTCGACCTTGTAGCCATCGAGGGCAAGGTCGCACCGTCCTCATTGCCAGTGACACTCCCCGGCGACCAGGAGGCGTGGAGTGTGCAGCTGTTCCGGTCCATTGACAACATGGCCACCGTGGGCTTCCCCGACTCCATGGAGGCTGCCTACGAGGCCGGCCTCGTCCAGGACAAGCACCATGTGTTCGAGAGGAGCATCCAGGACGCCTACATCCACGCAATACGTGCCGCAAAGAACTTCATCTACATCGAGAACCAGTACTTCATCGGCAGTTCCTTCCAGTGGAAGTCCGGCGTTGGCATAGATCCGGCGGCAGTCCAGGCGAATCACACGATCCCTAGAGAGCTCTCGCTCAAGATCGTGAGGAAGATCGAGGCCGGTGAGCGCTTCGCGGTCTACGTCGTGGTGCCCATGTGGTCGGAGGGCTACCCTACGCATATGTACAGGCAGGCGATGCTGGACAACCAGAGGAGGACCATGTCCATGATGTACAACGACATTGCCGCTGCGCTGCAGGCCAAGAACATAGACGCTGATCCCAGGGACTACCTTACCTTCTTCTGCTTAGGGAACCGCGAGGCGAGGAACCCAGAGGGCGGCGAATACCAGCCTGCGAAAGGCCCAAAGGACGGCACGGACTATGCCAAGGCGCAGAACGCACGCCGGTTCATGATCTACGTTCACTCCAAAATGATGATAG TTGATGACGAGTACATCATTGTCGGATCTGCCAACCTCAACGAGCGGTCCATGGCGGGGAACAGGGACACCGAGATCGCCATTGGCGCGTACCAGCCGCACCGCATCAACACCGATACCGAGCTCGCCAAAGGGCACATCCATGGCTTCCGGATGTCGCTCTGGTACGAGCACCTCGGCAAGACGCACGACGACTTCCTCCGCCCGGGGAGCCTAGAATGCGTGCGGAGGGTCAACAAGATGGCTGATGAGTACTGGAACCTCTACGTCGGCGACGAGCTTACAGGGGACCTCCCAGGCCACCTGCTCACCTACCCCGTCGCCGTAAGCAAGGCCGGCACGACCTGGATGATACCGGGATTCGAATTCTTCCCTGACACACAGGCCCGCGTCCTTGGTAAGCCAACTGGACATGACGATTATTACATGAGCACATAG